One window of Synechococcales cyanobacterium CNB genomic DNA carries:
- a CDS encoding prepilin-type N-terminal cleavage/methylation domain-containing protein — protein MNRRTGFTLIELLVVIAIIALLIGILLPALGQARRAARGALCGSNMKQFGVGCATYSVDFQNRIGTYSWTRTECPSEWADLRTAGNDVQAAMNQAVDILRRRAHREDIPKLTDRLPHRRFTHLVIMDYMSSQMPERIAACPEDKGLIAWQNDPFNESSFPPGSEAFRKMWPYSSSYQWVPASWSWDSNAKGKETVSQYGMDHNLFYVGNAELGRRYLHEVAFPAAKVHVIEFHDRHNGKRDLYHAYPDAKANLLFFDSSVRALATADTNRGGNPMAPKSKHPTTYYYNPKILGFEPPAKGNGPLGDWVIGHYRWTRGGIGGVDYGGEEVNTGQKN, from the coding sequence ATGAACAGGCGAACCGGCTTTACGCTCATCGAGCTGCTCGTGGTGATCGCGATCATCGCGCTGCTGATCGGCATCCTGCTCCCCGCGCTGGGTCAGGCACGGAGGGCGGCGCGCGGGGCCCTGTGCGGCTCGAACATGAAGCAGTTCGGCGTAGGGTGCGCGACATACAGCGTGGACTTCCAGAACCGCATCGGCACATACTCGTGGACGCGGACGGAATGCCCGAGCGAATGGGCCGACCTGCGCACCGCCGGCAACGACGTGCAGGCCGCGATGAACCAGGCTGTGGACATCCTCCGGCGGCGGGCGCACCGGGAGGACATCCCGAAACTGACCGACCGTCTCCCGCACCGGCGCTTCACGCACCTTGTCATCATGGACTACATGTCGTCGCAGATGCCCGAACGCATCGCGGCCTGCCCCGAGGATAAGGGGTTGATCGCCTGGCAGAACGATCCGTTCAACGAGTCCTCATTCCCGCCCGGCTCCGAAGCGTTCCGTAAAATGTGGCCGTACAGCTCGTCGTACCAGTGGGTGCCCGCGTCGTGGTCGTGGGACTCCAACGCGAAGGGCAAGGAGACCGTGAGCCAGTACGGCATGGACCACAACCTGTTCTACGTCGGAAACGCGGAACTCGGCCGCCGGTACCTGCATGAAGTTGCGTTCCCGGCCGCGAAGGTGCACGTGATCGAGTTCCACGATCGCCACAACGGCAAGCGTGACCTCTACCACGCCTACCCCGACGCGAAGGCGAACCTCCTGTTCTTCGACTCTTCCGTGCGGGCGCTGGCGACCGCCGACACCAACCGGGGCGGCAACCCCATGGCGCCGAAGTCCAAGCACCCGACGACGTACTACTACAACCCCAAGATTCTCGGCTTCGAGCCGCCCGCCAAGGGGAACGGTCCGCTGGGCGACTGGGTCATCGGGCACTATCGCTGGACGCGGGGAGGCATCGGGGGCGTCGACTACGGCGGCGAGGAAGTGAACACCGGCCAGAAGAACTGA
- the gndA gene encoding NADP-dependent phosphogluconate dehydrogenase codes for MAAGERRSSDNADIGVVGLAVMGRNLALNMADHGFRVALHNRSPEPVRQLLADSPPGSFGRGWRGRGPGCFLPAFDMTEFVASLRKPRVVLLMVKAGSATDAVIEQIAPLLENGDVLVDGGNAHWDDTARRGTALRDRGIRFVGSGVSGGEVGARFGPSLMAGCDTDAWHALEPIWTAIAAKVDARTGRPIEGGSPGRPADAPNAEACAARVGPGASGHFVKMVHNGIEYADMQLIAEAYDLLRRAAGLEPREIAAVFAEWNRGVLDSYLVEITAEVLAHKDRSTGRPFVDVVLDAAGQKGTGQWTSQAALDLGVHAPTIAEAVFARTISADTEARRAARERLRGPSAPRQPDRSGFIDAVGDALYCSKLCAYAQGFTVLAAASARWDWGLDFATIARIWRGGCIIRARLLHELAAAFAEEPRLSNVLLARPFAAATAERQSAWREVVAAAAISGVPTPAFSSALAWYDSLRADRLPAALVQAQRDFFGAHGYERIDRPRGESYHLDWPHPDRPEVRT; via the coding sequence ATGGCCGCGGGTGAGCGCAGAAGTTCTGACAACGCGGACATCGGCGTGGTCGGTCTGGCCGTGATGGGGCGGAACCTCGCCCTGAACATGGCCGACCACGGATTCCGCGTCGCCCTGCACAACCGCTCCCCTGAGCCGGTCCGGCAACTCCTGGCGGACTCACCCCCAGGCTCGTTCGGCCGGGGGTGGCGCGGACGCGGGCCGGGTTGCTTCCTTCCCGCGTTCGACATGACCGAGTTCGTCGCATCCCTCCGCAAGCCCCGCGTCGTGCTGCTGATGGTCAAGGCGGGTTCCGCGACCGATGCCGTGATCGAACAGATCGCCCCGTTGCTCGAAAACGGCGACGTGCTGGTCGACGGCGGGAACGCGCACTGGGACGACACGGCGCGACGCGGAACAGCGCTGAGAGACCGCGGCATCCGCTTCGTCGGCTCCGGCGTGTCGGGGGGGGAGGTCGGTGCGCGATTCGGCCCGAGCCTCATGGCCGGTTGCGACACCGACGCCTGGCACGCCCTCGAACCGATCTGGACCGCGATCGCGGCGAAGGTGGACGCACGCACCGGCAGGCCGATCGAGGGGGGTTCACCGGGCAGGCCGGCCGACGCCCCGAACGCCGAGGCCTGCGCGGCCAGGGTCGGCCCCGGCGCGTCAGGGCACTTCGTCAAGATGGTCCACAACGGCATCGAGTACGCCGACATGCAGTTGATCGCCGAGGCGTACGACCTTCTCCGTCGTGCGGCTGGACTCGAACCGCGCGAGATCGCGGCGGTCTTCGCAGAGTGGAACCGGGGCGTGCTGGACTCCTATCTCGTCGAGATCACGGCGGAGGTTCTCGCGCACAAGGATCGTTCCACGGGTCGCCCCTTCGTTGACGTTGTGCTCGACGCCGCCGGCCAGAAGGGCACCGGCCAGTGGACGAGCCAAGCCGCCCTGGACCTCGGCGTGCACGCGCCGACGATCGCCGAAGCCGTCTTCGCCCGCACCATCAGCGCGGATACAGAAGCTCGGCGTGCTGCACGGGAGCGACTGCGCGGGCCGTCCGCTCCGAGGCAGCCCGATCGGAGCGGGTTCATCGACGCGGTGGGCGATGCGCTCTACTGCTCGAAACTGTGCGCCTACGCGCAGGGCTTCACGGTTCTCGCGGCGGCGTCCGCGCGGTGGGACTGGGGCCTGGACTTCGCAACCATCGCACGCATCTGGCGGGGCGGGTGCATCATCCGCGCCCGACTGCTGCACGAGCTGGCGGCCGCGTTCGCCGAGGAACCGCGGCTGTCGAACGTCCTGCTCGCACGCCCATTCGCCGCAGCAACGGCGGAACGGCAGTCGGCGTGGCGCGAGGTCGTGGCGGCGGCCGCGATCTCGGGCGTGCCGACCCCGGCGTTCTCGAGCGCGCTCGCATGGTACGACTCGCTCCGAGCCGACCGCCTTCCCGCCGCGCTCGTCCAGGCGCAGCGCGACTTCTTCGGCGCACACGGCTACGAACGCATCGACCGCCCGCGCGGCGAATCGTACCACCTTGACTGGCCGCACCCCGACAGGCCGGAGGTGCGGACATGA
- a CDS encoding GNAT family N-acetyltransferase, producing MRRRRSAQRTISARDAIADLAPLRPVIVESRSLLRTSRLTLRPLRESDRDEYLRVIRASRDHLDRFSPLHRPGESDDDLFLRQLELTEAGDRTGTGWRRVGVLDDGRIAGVFNLNAIRRGLCLEADANWWIAADCIRRGLAVEGVRAMLDYAFLDLPKGLGLHRVFAGIQPENEASLRMAARLGFVRVEGGVSSYLHAGGRWERHDVYVADALGQVRESSE from the coding sequence ATGAGACGGCGGCGCAGCGCGCAGCGGACGATCTCGGCACGCGACGCCATCGCGGACCTCGCGCCGTTGCGGCCGGTCATCGTCGAAAGCCGATCGCTCCTCCGAACATCGCGGCTCACGCTGCGCCCGCTGCGCGAGAGTGACCGCGACGAATATCTGCGCGTCATCCGGGCGAGCCGGGACCATCTCGACCGCTTCAGCCCCCTGCACCGACCCGGTGAATCGGACGACGACCTCTTCCTCCGGCAACTCGAGCTGACCGAGGCCGGCGACCGCACCGGCACCGGCTGGCGACGTGTCGGCGTGCTCGACGACGGCCGCATCGCCGGCGTGTTCAATCTCAACGCCATCCGCCGCGGGCTTTGCCTCGAAGCGGACGCCAACTGGTGGATCGCCGCGGACTGCATCCGCCGCGGCCTGGCGGTCGAGGGGGTGCGCGCCATGCTGGACTACGCCTTCCTCGACCTGCCGAAGGGACTCGGCCTGCACCGCGTCTTCGCGGGCATCCAGCCCGAGAATGAGGCGAGCCTTCGCATGGCGGCGCGGCTCGGCTTCGTGCGCGTCGAGGGAGGGGTGTCGAGTTACCTCCACGCAGGGGGACGGTGGGAGCGCCACGACGTCTATGTCGCTGACGCGCTGGGGCAGGTGCGCGAGTCCTCTGAATAG